Proteins co-encoded in one Paraburkholderia edwinii genomic window:
- a CDS encoding sensor histidine kinase, which produces MATQQILRIRLEAEEDVVAARRRARAIADGLGFSPLDQTRIASAVSEIARNAFEYAGAGEVIFAFDTNAKPQAFVIDVRDRGPGIRDLESVLDGTYRSPTGMGRGIAGSRRLMDRCTIDSSPQTGTTVSMARMLPPERAEIAPARLDAIVKALLQAPLRTGANAGSYDSHESLDEVQQQNRELLSTLTELRDRQEELTRLTQELEATNRGVVALYAELDERADELRRADTLKTRFLSNMSHELRTPLSSIRALSNLLLNRLDGELTEEQERQVLLIRRSAEDLTEIVNDLLDLAKIEAGRTDVLPTSFKPSGLFAALRTMLTPLLTDPAVRLIFENTEGLPAIFTDEAKLTQILRNFVSNALKFTERGEIRVGARIEPDGEHITFTVADTGIGIAEEHQQVIFEEFGQVQSHLQQRVKGTGLGLPLCRKLAALLGGYVGVESRFGVGSTFYATVPVRLVLASDAAAQLAAGSGADRAGAGAAGAAGVDAAVAARGDRA; this is translated from the coding sequence ATGGCAACCCAGCAGATACTGCGAATCCGGCTTGAAGCCGAAGAGGACGTGGTCGCCGCACGCCGCCGGGCGCGCGCCATCGCGGACGGTTTGGGTTTTTCGCCGCTCGATCAGACGCGCATTGCAAGCGCGGTATCCGAAATCGCGCGCAATGCCTTCGAGTATGCCGGCGCGGGCGAAGTGATTTTCGCGTTCGACACGAATGCGAAGCCGCAGGCGTTTGTCATCGATGTGCGCGATCGCGGGCCCGGCATTCGCGATCTCGAGTCGGTGCTCGACGGCACTTACCGCTCGCCGACCGGCATGGGTCGCGGCATCGCGGGCAGCCGCCGGCTGATGGATCGCTGCACGATCGATTCGTCGCCGCAAACGGGCACGACGGTATCGATGGCGCGCATGCTGCCGCCGGAGCGCGCGGAAATCGCGCCGGCCAGGCTCGACGCGATCGTCAAGGCCTTGTTGCAGGCGCCGCTGCGGACCGGCGCGAACGCCGGGTCGTACGATTCGCACGAATCGCTCGACGAAGTGCAGCAGCAGAACCGCGAGCTGCTGTCGACGCTGACCGAACTGCGCGACCGCCAGGAAGAACTGACCCGGCTTACACAGGAGCTCGAAGCGACCAATCGCGGCGTGGTCGCGCTGTACGCGGAACTCGACGAGCGTGCCGACGAGCTGCGCCGCGCGGACACCTTGAAAACGCGCTTCCTGTCGAACATGAGCCATGAGCTGCGCACGCCGCTGAGCTCGATTCGCGCGCTGTCGAACCTGCTGCTGAACCGGCTCGACGGAGAGTTGACCGAGGAGCAGGAACGTCAAGTGCTACTGATCCGCAGATCGGCCGAAGATCTGACCGAGATCGTCAACGATCTGCTCGATCTGGCGAAGATCGAGGCGGGCAGAACCGATGTGCTGCCGACATCGTTCAAGCCGTCCGGACTCTTTGCGGCGCTGCGCACGATGCTGACGCCGCTCCTGACCGATCCTGCGGTGCGGCTGATTTTCGAGAACACGGAAGGGCTGCCGGCGATCTTCACCGACGAAGCCAAGCTCACGCAGATCCTGCGTAACTTCGTCTCTAACGCGCTCAAATTTACCGAGCGCGGCGAGATACGTGTGGGCGCGCGCATCGAACCGGACGGCGAGCACATTACGTTTACCGTGGCCGATACGGGTATCGGCATAGCGGAGGAGCACCAGCAAGTGATATTCGAGGAATTCGGGCAAGTGCAAAGCCATTTGCAGCAGCGCGTGAAGGGCACCGGCCTCGGCTTGCCGCTGTGCCGCAAGCTCGCGGCGCTGCTTGGCGGCTATGTGGGCGTCGAGAGCAGGTTCGGCGTCGGCTCGACTTTCTACGCGACGGTGCCGGTGCGGCTCGTGCTCGCGAGCGACGCGGCGGCGCAACTCGCGGCGGGAAGCGGCGCCGATCGTGCAGGCGCCGGTGCTGCAGGTGCGGCAGGCGTCGATGCCGCAGTCGCGGCACGCGGAGACCGCGCATGA
- a CDS encoding response regulator encodes MKADNSMAGVNLTGAAPAFLRGGGEMGALIAAYDWSTTSLGPPDSWPQSLKTAIRIMLTSRQPIWIGWGPDLLFFYNDPYKSIIGGKHPVALGQPTSTVWREIWQDIGPLLDTALAGVEGTYVEQKLLIMERNGYPEETYYTFSYSPVPDDVGGTGGIICANSDDTARVIGERQLTLLREIGASTTDARTWLEACEFGMRALGNDPRDIPFAMFYSSEAGSDSVTLTSACGIAAGHPAAPASMHAGKNALWPFAEVQRRQTVKVVTDLAERFGPSLPGGAWSQPPTQAAVLPVQPSGERGRGGVLIVGLNPFRLFDDGYRAFLNLVARQIGGAIGYAHAYEEERQRAEALAEIDRAKTTFFSNISHEFRTPLTLMLGPLEELLADPEAGSGDRRELVEVTHRNSLRLLKLVNALLDFSRLEAGRIQIHREPTDVAAFTAELASLFRSAIESAGMSLVVDCAASPRLVEIDRDMWEKIVLNLLSNAFKFTLSGTITVSVKPAPGDGVEVCVSDTGIGIPGHELPRLFERFHRVEGAAGRSVEGSGIGLALVQELVRLHGGEIRVDSKVGVGSCFTVALPDGSAGAGAGTAAAGAGAGAGSGVAAAGAAQPAQAGRGVSAQAVQPKPASTSKQAQSYVDAALRWLPDGAAMGPADAEPDIDADDAWRVAAEGLDGTATAPADGRAARVLIVDDNADLRDYMRRILSAAGHDVRVADDGISALDAIRAAPPDLVVSDVMMPRLDGFGLLHQLRADPQLRETPVLLLSARAGEEAKVGGLESGADDYLTKPFSARELLARVSGNLQLAQLRRETRQRYADETRTLEILNRVGTAVAAELDLNRAVQVVTDAATELTGAAFGSFFYNVKDEHGGRYTLYTLSGVPKDTFSKFPMPRNTAVFGPTFNGEGIVRSDDITKDPRYGRNDPYHGMPAGHLKVTSYLAAPVVSRTGEVLGGLFFGHPEPGVFTTRSERFLAGIAAQAASAIDNARLYRAAQDEIAARSKAQAALHNLNETLEARVAEAVADRDRLWELSEDLLVVAGLDGSLQRVSPSWTRVLGHPAWALTSQSYFDLIHPDDLEFVNARIHDLRVTGVPMRYENRLRRSDGSWCWIAWTLALDPHTERIHGVGRDVTADRETQEALRHAEEALRFAQKMEAIGKLTGGVAHDFNNLLQVVGGNLQLLAEDVAGSERPAQRVRNALAGVARGAKLASQLLAFGRRQPLAPKVVNLGRFVRGLDDMLRRALGDGIEIETIVSGGLWNTLVDPFQVENALLNLAINARDAMDGQGKLTIEAGNAALDDAYAKRNADVLPGQYVMVAVTDTGSGMTPEVRDHVFEPFFTTKREGQGTGLGLSMVYGFVKQSGGHVKIYSEPGQGTTIRLYLPRVRQEEDLETEIDVGPSKGGAETILVVEDDEDVRTTVVEMLSSLGYHVLRAKDAQSALAIVESGVPIHLLFTDVVMPGPLRSTELACKARERQPAIAVLFTSGYTDNAIVHAGRLDEGVELLSKPYTHEALARKIRHTLRVQSGKGTKGAGKKSTLQAEDSQTVTLVDRSRNETFDAVRGLRILFVEDDEMVRASTAEVLRTFGLDIFEAAGNDDAQQVIAAQPVDVLLTDIGLGAHSGVDLALEATRRQPHLRVIFVSGIPVELAPAQQAVLGHALHLRKPYDPLDLINALHACVSSDPRNLPG; translated from the coding sequence ATGAAAGCGGACAACTCGATGGCGGGCGTGAATCTGACCGGCGCGGCTCCGGCATTTCTGCGCGGCGGCGGCGAGATGGGCGCGCTGATTGCCGCCTACGACTGGTCGACGACCTCGCTCGGTCCGCCCGATAGCTGGCCGCAAAGTCTCAAGACAGCGATCCGCATCATGCTGACGTCGCGCCAGCCGATCTGGATCGGCTGGGGCCCCGACCTGCTGTTCTTCTACAACGACCCGTACAAATCGATCATTGGCGGCAAGCATCCGGTCGCGCTCGGGCAACCGACGTCGACCGTTTGGCGCGAGATCTGGCAGGACATCGGTCCGCTGCTCGACACGGCGCTCGCGGGCGTCGAAGGCACGTACGTCGAGCAGAAGCTGTTGATCATGGAGCGCAACGGTTACCCGGAGGAAACGTACTACACGTTCTCGTACAGTCCGGTGCCGGACGACGTGGGCGGCACCGGCGGCATTATCTGCGCGAACAGCGACGACACCGCGCGCGTGATCGGCGAGCGGCAGCTCACGCTGTTGCGCGAGATCGGCGCATCGACCACCGATGCGCGCACCTGGCTCGAGGCATGCGAGTTCGGCATGCGCGCGCTCGGCAACGATCCGCGCGATATTCCGTTCGCGATGTTCTATTCGAGCGAAGCCGGCAGCGACAGCGTCACGCTGACCAGCGCGTGCGGCATCGCGGCCGGCCACCCGGCCGCGCCCGCGTCGATGCATGCGGGCAAGAACGCGTTATGGCCGTTCGCCGAAGTGCAGCGCCGCCAGACCGTCAAGGTCGTGACCGATCTTGCCGAACGCTTCGGCCCATCGCTGCCTGGCGGCGCGTGGTCGCAGCCGCCGACGCAGGCGGCCGTGCTGCCGGTGCAGCCGAGCGGCGAACGCGGCCGCGGCGGCGTGCTGATCGTCGGGCTCAATCCGTTCCGCCTGTTCGACGATGGTTACCGCGCGTTCCTGAATCTCGTCGCGCGCCAGATCGGCGGCGCGATCGGCTATGCGCACGCCTACGAAGAAGAGCGCCAGCGTGCCGAAGCGCTCGCCGAAATCGATCGCGCGAAGACCACGTTCTTCTCGAACATCAGCCACGAGTTCCGCACGCCGCTCACGCTGATGCTGGGACCGCTCGAGGAACTGCTTGCGGATCCCGAAGCGGGCAGCGGCGACCGGCGCGAGCTCGTCGAAGTCACGCATCGCAACAGCCTTCGGCTCCTGAAGCTCGTCAACGCGCTGCTCGATTTTTCGCGGCTCGAGGCGGGCCGCATCCAGATTCATCGCGAGCCGACCGATGTCGCCGCGTTCACGGCCGAGCTTGCGTCGCTGTTCCGCTCCGCTATCGAATCGGCCGGCATGTCGCTGGTGGTCGATTGCGCGGCGTCGCCGCGGCTCGTCGAGATCGACCGCGACATGTGGGAAAAGATTGTGCTGAACCTGCTGTCGAATGCGTTCAAGTTCACGCTGTCGGGCACGATCACCGTCAGCGTGAAGCCGGCGCCCGGCGACGGCGTCGAGGTGTGCGTGTCGGACACCGGTATCGGCATTCCGGGGCACGAGCTGCCGCGTCTGTTCGAGCGCTTTCACCGTGTCGAAGGCGCGGCGGGCCGTTCGGTCGAAGGCAGCGGGATTGGTCTTGCGCTTGTGCAGGAGCTCGTGCGGTTGCATGGCGGGGAGATTCGCGTCGACAGCAAGGTCGGCGTCGGATCGTGTTTTACGGTTGCGTTGCCGGACGGCAGTGCTGGAGCCGGCGCCGGTACTGCTGCTGCCGGTGCCGGTGCTGGTGCCGGGTCCGGTGTTGCTGCTGCCGGCGCCGCGCAGCCGGCGCAAGCCGGGCGCGGTGTGTCGGCGCAAGCCGTGCAACCGAAGCCAGCTTCGACCAGCAAGCAGGCGCAATCGTACGTCGACGCCGCGCTGCGCTGGCTGCCCGACGGCGCGGCCATGGGGCCCGCCGATGCCGAGCCCGACATCGATGCCGACGACGCGTGGCGCGTAGCCGCCGAGGGGCTCGACGGGACCGCGACGGCGCCGGCCGACGGGCGCGCGGCGCGGGTGCTGATCGTCGACGACAACGCGGACCTGCGCGACTACATGCGCCGCATTCTGAGCGCGGCCGGGCACGACGTGCGCGTCGCCGACGACGGCATCAGCGCGCTCGACGCGATCCGCGCGGCGCCGCCCGACCTCGTCGTATCGGACGTGATGATGCCGCGCCTCGATGGCTTTGGTCTGCTGCATCAGCTGCGCGCCGATCCTCAGCTGCGCGAAACGCCGGTGCTGCTGCTGTCGGCGCGCGCGGGCGAGGAAGCGAAGGTCGGCGGCCTCGAATCGGGCGCCGACGACTATCTGACGAAGCCGTTTTCCGCGCGCGAACTGCTCGCGCGCGTGAGCGGCAATCTGCAGCTCGCGCAGTTGCGCCGCGAGACGCGCCAGCGCTATGCCGATGAGACGCGCACGCTCGAAATACTGAATCGCGTCGGCACCGCGGTCGCGGCCGAACTCGACCTGAACCGCGCCGTGCAGGTTGTGACCGACGCGGCCACCGAACTGACGGGTGCCGCATTCGGCTCGTTTTTCTACAACGTGAAGGACGAACACGGCGGCCGCTATACGCTCTACACGCTGTCGGGCGTGCCGAAAGACACGTTCTCGAAGTTTCCGATGCCGCGTAATACGGCCGTATTCGGCCCGACCTTCAACGGCGAAGGCATCGTCCGTTCCGACGACATCACGAAGGACCCGCGTTACGGCAGGAACGACCCGTATCACGGGATGCCGGCTGGTCATCTGAAGGTGACGAGCTATCTCGCGGCGCCGGTCGTGTCGCGGACCGGCGAAGTGCTCGGCGGCCTTTTCTTCGGTCATCCCGAGCCCGGCGTATTTACGACGCGCTCCGAGCGGTTTCTCGCGGGCATCGCCGCGCAGGCCGCCAGTGCGATCGACAACGCGCGGCTCTATCGCGCCGCGCAGGACGAGATTGCCGCGCGCTCGAAAGCGCAGGCCGCGCTGCACAATCTCAACGAAACGCTCGAAGCGCGCGTCGCCGAAGCCGTCGCGGACCGCGACCGCCTGTGGGAGCTGAGCGAAGATCTGCTCGTCGTGGCCGGCCTCGACGGTTCGCTGCAACGCGTGAGTCCATCGTGGACGCGCGTGCTCGGCCATCCCGCATGGGCGCTGACGTCGCAGTCGTATTTCGACCTGATCCATCCGGACGACCTGGAATTCGTCAACGCGCGCATCCACGACCTGCGCGTGACCGGCGTGCCGATGCGCTACGAAAACCGGCTGCGGCGCAGCGACGGCAGCTGGTGCTGGATTGCATGGACGCTTGCGCTCGACCCGCATACCGAGCGCATTCACGGCGTCGGCCGCGACGTGACCGCCGATCGCGAAACGCAGGAAGCGCTGCGTCACGCGGAAGAAGCGCTGCGCTTCGCGCAAAAGATGGAAGCGATCGGCAAACTGACGGGCGGCGTCGCGCACGACTTCAATAACCTGCTGCAGGTGGTCGGCGGCAATCTGCAACTGCTGGCCGAAGACGTCGCCGGGTCCGAGCGGCCCGCGCAGCGCGTGCGCAATGCGCTCGCCGGCGTCGCGCGCGGCGCGAAGCTCGCCTCGCAACTGCTCGCCTTCGGCCGGCGCCAGCCGCTCGCGCCGAAAGTGGTGAACCTCGGGCGTTTCGTGCGCGGCCTCGACGATATGCTGCGCCGCGCGCTTGGCGACGGCATCGAGATCGAGACGATCGTGTCGGGCGGGCTCTGGAATACGCTCGTCGATCCGTTCCAGGTGGAAAACGCGCTGCTCAATCTCGCGATCAACGCGCGCGACGCGATGGACGGCCAAGGCAAGCTCACGATCGAAGCGGGCAACGCCGCGCTCGACGACGCCTATGCGAAGCGCAATGCGGACGTGCTGCCGGGGCAATACGTGATGGTGGCGGTGACCGATACCGGCAGCGGGATGACGCCCGAAGTGCGCGATCATGTGTTCGAGCCGTTTTTCACGACCAAGCGCGAAGGCCAGGGCACGGGCCTTGGCCTCAGCATGGTGTACGGCTTCGTCAAGCAGTCGGGCGGGCATGTGAAGATCTACAGCGAGCCGGGCCAGGGCACGACGATCCGCCTGTACCTGCCGCGCGTGCGCCAGGAAGAAGACCTCGAAACAGAAATCGACGTCGGGCCGTCGAAGGGCGGCGCGGAAACGATCCTCGTGGTCGAGGACGATGAGGATGTGCGCACGACTGTCGTCGAGATGCTGTCGAGCCTCGGCTATCACGTGCTGCGTGCGAAGGATGCGCAAAGCGCGCTGGCGATCGTCGAAAGCGGCGTGCCGATCCATCTGCTGTTCACCGACGTCGTGATGCCGGGGCCGCTGCGCAGCACCGAGCTTGCGTGCAAGGCGCGCGAACGGCAGCCCGCGATCGCGGTGCTGTTCACCTCCGGCTATACGGACAACGCGATCGTGCATGCGGGGCGGCTCGACGAAGGCGTCGAACTGCTGAGCAAGCCGTACACGCACGAAGCGCTCGCGCGCAAGATCCGCCATACGTTGCGCGTGCAGAGCGGGAAGGGCACGAAGGGCGCGGGCAAAAAATCCACGCTGCAGGCGGAAGACTCGCAGACGGTGACGCTTGTCGACCGCAGCCGCAACGAGACCTTCGACGCGGTGCGCGGGCTGCGAATTCTGTTTGTCGAAGACGACGAAATGGTGCGCGCGAGTACTGCCGAGGTGCTGCGCACGTTCGGGCTCGATATCTTCGAAGCGGCCGGCAACGACGACGCGCAGCAGGTAATCGCCGCGCAGCCGGTCGACGTGCTGCTGACCGATATCGGTCTTGGCGCGCACTCGGGCGTCGATCTCGCGCTCGAGGCGACACGACGCCAGCCGCATCTGCGCGTGATTTTCGTGAGCGGCATTCCGGTCGAGCTTGCGCCTGCGCAGCAGGCAGTGCTCGGCCACGCGCTGCATTTGCGCAAGCCATACGACCCTCTCGATCTGATCAACGCGCTGCATGCGTGTGTATCGAGTGATCCGAGAAATTTACCCGGGTAA
- a CDS encoding DUF2239 family protein, with amino-acid sequence MTIHLPPTCTAFEGVKRIASGPLRDVAAAVKRAHDRANGETDGQPNGEPNGEPILVFDDATSRPVEFDLRGSVDDVLARLADDGAGGAEPAAAAGQDSEPAVRGRGRPKLGVVAREVTLLPRHWEWLNAQPGGASVVLRKLVDAARLVGGDKERVRLAQEAAYRFMTAMAGNLPDYEEATRALYANDRARFEQKIAGWPGDVRQHAAKLAAAAFCEVT; translated from the coding sequence ATGACCATTCACCTTCCCCCAACCTGCACGGCCTTTGAAGGCGTCAAGCGGATCGCGTCCGGGCCATTGCGCGACGTTGCCGCCGCAGTCAAGCGCGCGCACGATCGCGCGAACGGCGAGACGGACGGCCAGCCAAACGGTGAGCCGAACGGCGAGCCGATTCTCGTGTTCGACGACGCGACGAGCCGGCCGGTCGAGTTCGACCTGCGCGGCAGCGTCGACGATGTGCTTGCACGGCTTGCGGACGACGGCGCCGGCGGCGCCGAACCGGCCGCGGCTGCCGGCCAGGACAGCGAGCCAGCGGTGCGCGGTCGCGGCCGGCCGAAACTCGGCGTGGTGGCGCGCGAGGTCACGTTGTTGCCGCGTCATTGGGAATGGCTGAACGCGCAGCCGGGCGGCGCATCGGTGGTACTCAGGAAACTCGTCGACGCCGCGCGTCTTGTGGGCGGCGACAAGGAACGCGTGCGACTCGCGCAGGAGGCGGCTTACCGTTTCATGACCGCGATGGCCGGCAACTTGCCGGATTACGAGGAGGCGACGCGCGCGCTCTATGCAAACGACCGCGCGCGCTTCGAGCAAAAGATTGCCGGCTGGCCCGGCGACGTTCGCCAACATGCGGCGAAGCTCGCCGCTGCTGCGTTCTGCGAAGTAACTTGA
- a CDS encoding solute carrier family 23 protein gives MADSYFPRWRLQRRSEGRIIATDERLPLPQMFAMGIQHVVAMFGSTVLAPLLMGFDPNLCIFMSGIGTLWFFVVTGGRVPSYLGSSFSFIALVIAVTGYAGHGPNLNVPLALGGIIACGIVYMIIGAVVAALGTAWIETLMPPVVTGSIVAVIGLNLAPIAVKGVSSSAFDSWMALVTVVCVGAVAVFAHGMVQRLLILVGLLIAYAIYAIVANGMGMGMPIDFSIVAHAPWWGMPRFAAPVFEAHAMALLAPVAVILVAENLGHIKAVAAMTGQNLDRYIGRAFIGDGFATVVSGFAGGTGVTTYAENIGVMAVTKIYSTLVFVMAAVIALVLGFSPKFGAVIQTIPGPVLGGVSIVVFGLIAVTGARIWVVNKVDFSDNRNLIVAAVTLVLGAGDFSLKIGAFGLGGIGTATFGAIILYALLRRKPAQESVV, from the coding sequence ATGGCCGATTCCTACTTTCCCCGCTGGCGCCTTCAGCGACGAAGCGAAGGCCGCATCATCGCGACCGACGAGCGGCTGCCATTGCCGCAGATGTTCGCAATGGGTATTCAGCACGTCGTCGCGATGTTCGGCTCGACCGTGCTCGCGCCGCTTTTGATGGGCTTCGATCCCAATCTGTGCATTTTCATGTCGGGCATCGGCACGCTGTGGTTCTTCGTCGTCACGGGTGGCCGCGTGCCCAGCTATCTCGGGTCGAGCTTCTCGTTTATCGCGCTCGTGATCGCGGTGACGGGCTATGCGGGGCACGGTCCGAATCTGAACGTGCCGCTTGCGCTCGGCGGGATTATCGCGTGCGGGATCGTTTATATGATCATCGGCGCGGTCGTCGCGGCGCTCGGCACCGCCTGGATCGAAACGCTGATGCCGCCGGTCGTGACCGGTTCGATCGTGGCTGTGATCGGTCTGAATCTCGCGCCGATTGCCGTGAAGGGCGTCAGCTCGTCCGCTTTCGATTCGTGGATGGCGCTCGTGACCGTCGTTTGCGTCGGTGCAGTCGCGGTGTTCGCGCACGGCATGGTGCAGCGGCTCTTGATTCTCGTTGGCCTGCTGATCGCTTACGCGATCTATGCAATCGTCGCGAACGGAATGGGCATGGGCATGCCGATCGATTTTTCGATCGTTGCGCACGCGCCGTGGTGGGGCATGCCGCGCTTCGCGGCGCCCGTGTTCGAGGCGCACGCGATGGCGCTGCTCGCGCCGGTCGCGGTCATTCTGGTCGCGGAGAACCTCGGCCATATCAAGGCAGTGGCCGCGATGACCGGACAAAACCTCGACCGCTACATCGGCCGCGCGTTTATCGGCGACGGATTTGCGACGGTGGTGTCCGGTTTCGCGGGCGGCACGGGCGTGACGACTTATGCGGAGAACATCGGCGTGATGGCGGTGACGAAAATCTACTCGACGCTCGTGTTTGTGATGGCCGCCGTGATCGCGTTGGTCCTCGGCTTTTCTCCTAAATTTGGCGCAGTGATTCAGACGATTCCCGGGCCTGTGCTCGGTGGCGTATCGATCGTCGTGTTCGGTCTGATTGCGGTGACCGGCGCGCGGATCTGGGTCGTCAACAAGGTCGACTTCTCCGACAACCGTAATCTGATCGTTGCCGCAGTCACGCTCGTGCTGGGCGCCGGCGACTTCTCGTTGAAGATCGGTGCGTTCGGGCTTGGCGGCATCGGTACCGCGACGTTCGGCGCGATCATTCTCTATGCGCTGTTGCGCCGTAAGCCTGCGCAGGAATCCGTGGTCTGA
- a CDS encoding response regulator, giving the protein MTSPVPLILNVDDNDGARYAKTRVLVHAGFEVIEAASGQGALDQVRSRGPALVLLDVKLPDINGIEVCSRIKRDPQTRSTLVLQTSAAAVQSLDKVRALDGGADSYLTEPIEPAELVANVRALLRLHRAEEALRDADRRKDQFLATLAHELRNPLAPIRNAVELMDPKYHAAEPVVRDARMIARRQVEHLSRLVDDLLDVSRITHGKIALRMETVDIASAVATAVETNQPAIERKHHTLSVDIPELPCVIRGDPIRVAQVIGNLLSNAAKYTPDGGSIELRVRVAEGAVAISVADNGIGIPPEELADVFNLFMQSADSLARSEGGLGIGLSLARTLTELHGGTIEARSEGIGKGCEFVVQLPLAMTPEYAAAAAAKQASATAAPQSKRRVMIVDDSVDGAESMSVLLEMLGHEVRVLYDGASAISAAPDFKPEVVILDIGLPDLDGYHVARALRSQPESAGALLIALTGYGQESDRQRTRAAGFDHHLVKPASLEDVERVIATDGENGQPRNPGVELRTDATG; this is encoded by the coding sequence ATGACATCTCCGGTCCCCCTGATTCTGAACGTCGACGACAACGACGGCGCTCGCTATGCGAAAACGCGCGTGCTCGTGCATGCCGGCTTCGAGGTCATCGAAGCGGCGAGCGGTCAGGGCGCGCTCGACCAGGTGCGTTCGCGCGGGCCCGCGCTCGTGCTGCTTGACGTGAAGCTGCCCGATATCAACGGCATCGAGGTGTGCTCGCGCATCAAGCGCGATCCGCAGACGCGCTCGACGCTCGTGCTGCAGACCTCGGCCGCTGCGGTGCAGTCGCTCGACAAGGTCCGCGCGCTCGACGGCGGCGCCGATAGTTACCTGACCGAGCCGATCGAGCCGGCCGAACTGGTCGCGAACGTGCGCGCGCTGTTGCGGCTGCACCGCGCCGAAGAAGCGTTGCGCGACGCGGACCGCCGCAAGGACCAGTTCCTCGCGACGCTCGCGCACGAGCTGCGCAATCCGCTCGCGCCGATCCGCAACGCGGTCGAGCTGATGGACCCGAAATATCACGCGGCCGAACCGGTTGTGCGTGACGCGCGGATGATCGCGCGCCGCCAGGTCGAGCATCTGAGCCGGCTCGTCGACGATCTGCTCGATGTGTCGCGGATCACGCATGGCAAGATCGCGCTGCGCATGGAAACCGTCGATATCGCGTCGGCGGTCGCCACTGCAGTCGAAACGAATCAGCCCGCGATCGAGCGCAAGCATCACACGCTGAGCGTGGACATCCCCGAATTGCCGTGCGTGATTCGCGGCGATCCGATTCGCGTGGCGCAGGTGATCGGCAATCTGCTGTCGAACGCGGCGAAGTACACGCCCGATGGCGGCTCGATCGAACTCCGCGTGCGGGTGGCGGAAGGCGCGGTCGCGATCAGCGTGGCCGACAACGGCATCGGCATTCCGCCCGAAGAACTCGCCGACGTGTTCAATCTGTTCATGCAGTCGGCCGATTCGCTCGCGCGCTCGGAGGGCGGCCTGGGCATCGGGCTGTCGCTCGCGCGCACGCTGACCGAGCTGCACGGCGGCACGATCGAAGCGCGCTCGGAAGGCATCGGCAAGGGCTGCGAATTCGTCGTGCAACTGCCGCTCGCGATGACGCCCGAATATGCGGCCGCGGCGGCCGCGAAACAGGCATCGGCAACCGCCGCGCCGCAGTCGAAGCGGCGCGTGATGATCGTCGACGATAGCGTCGACGGCGCGGAATCGATGTCGGTGCTGCTCGAAATGCTCGGCCACGAAGTGCGCGTCCTCTACGACGGCGCGTCGGCCATATCAGCCGCGCCTGATTTCAAGCCGGAAGTGGTGATTCTCGATATCGGCCTGCCGGACCTCGACGGCTATCACGTGGCGCGCGCATTGCGCTCGCAGCCGGAGAGCGCGGGCGCGCTGCTGATCGCGCTAACCGGTTATGGACAGGAAAGCGACCGGCAGCGCACGCGCGCGGCGGGCTTCGATCATCACCTTGTCAAGCCGGCCTCGCTCGAAGACGTCGAGCGCGTGATCGCGACCGACGGCGAGAACGGACAGCCGCGCAATCCGGGCGTCGAATTGCGCACGGACGCCACGGGATAA